The sequence aaaaatatgtattttactcaacacattattttctccgaaaataattatttcaacacacgccaaaatcccatttggcccaaaatatccgtaaaacattttcccagaaaataatttacccagaaatccaactcgcactattttcccaaaaaatagtgcattaattccatatgcaccatgcattaattccatatgcaccatggcctcccctatggaccatctgcacgtcctggcttcgtagcggtgctcagttctgcgcccggcgcgtacatggccaagcacccacactacgcaacgagcgatgcccagttccgcgcccagcacgtacgtgaccagacatcctctagtccccgccagcagaaggaccacggagtcggcacgagaccatctcgtccgatcccattatcgcccggcgacaatccaggggacgttactcagtatattccgctcccgagtaaccagaagagttccaccgagttaataccccatctcggcttggggtcgtgatacacacgcacccaaaatccattctcacatgaaaacccagttttcataaacacatgaacatgaatgcaatacacgaaaacccagttttctttacaaacatgatcatgcatgaaataatgatatgaacatgcaccaacactgatctaacatccatccagaaccaatcccaacaaatccaatcaaaacaactcatcaacaaccaaaccaaataaaccaaaccaaccaaacaactccaatcacaaatccatccgactcccgaactcctcggactcaatccggcatgccaaaaatacagtgaaatgggttagtgcaaaaagacatttaaattatgaaagttctttggagaaatacttacaatgctatataataattttccgaggatcacgggtgcgctcgaagtggaaaaatagctgtcgaacagtgtaaaatacactgtggccgtgggtcacagatacccacttttcaacggtgacaaacgaagactcaaatttgatagagtagggcctagggaggtcggtgaagctagtagtggtggtggtttgccgtgggtggcggcgcaatgggtggtagaagaccaaaatacccaaatcggaaatgtagatggtggagcttcaccggtggcggatcggagctggggttgggtccaatgggttgccaagaggtcgaggatgatgtggtaagaagatggtggccaatggtggtgtgacggcggcgcagcggcggaaagagtgccacggcttcaatgggttcatGGTGGTTAACAgtggcgatggaggagctggaaatggaggggtgaTGTCGCCGGTGGATGGGAAAGCTGGGGAGcagggcggtgtcgaccaccgccggctcacgacGGTGCTGGGTGGAGAAGAGGCAAACAGAcggagagggggagagaggcTGGGTCGTGCACGGGAGGGAGAgaccgaaggagaaataaggaagaaaagaaaagaaagagaaaagaaaaggaggaaagaaaaatagagggaaaagaaatgaggtccaatcctcataacttgtgtcacaaaaatgatccaacggaaatgatttcaaaacctcaagttaaataaaataatttaaacataatggtaaagtcaaattgaaataattaaatcccacaataattaattaaatatgaaaagcaatttaaatgcacaataataaataaatattaagaaagcacataaaaattaattttcaccaattaaaaaatcctaaaaaaataatccaattaaaatccaatatttttaaaacaagagaataattttgaataaaataaaaataataaaatacggggtgttacatttccaaaatctaataaaacattctAACTCAAACTatatatttcactactatttacaaaccattttactGTTATTCAcgtacaatttttttcttttcattcccAAGAATCCCCTTAATAAGGAGGCTTTAGGGGTTAGGCACTTAGTAAGTTTAATTGGAGCTTGTAATCTTAGTCTTCCCCTAAAGAATTGGCTACATCATGTGTCTTCTTAGATAGGGGAAAGTTGATACATGCATTAGGAATTATGTCTATAATACTTGTCCTGATCTtcattgaatatttgaaataattaccttataaaataaaaaagaaaaaaagaatacaaaattaCTAATGCACAAGGTAGAGAAGTAAACAATTATTTGGGAATTCACCTAGTAAGGATGTCTACGACTGCTAGTCAAGAGATTGAGAAGAGGGtcctaaaattagaaaaaaataattataggaaattaaaaataaaaggagtgAAAATATGGGAATCGGTGAAGTATAGAAACTTACAATGCTCATGTATACGGAGACTTGGAACTTCCGCGatctcaaaaaatcaaaaatatctttatcgtctgaaattcaaagaaaataacttttaagaATTTAGattgtataaaagaaaaaaatatttaatcgtGTTAGGTACCTTCTGATCTCTGACTCCATAAACTCCATAGAGGAAAAGGTACTGGAGAAGAAGATTAATTCAACccctaaaagaaaagagagcCCATATATCAAACCAAGTCGTAAAACTCAATTATTAACTCATAAGATGCCTAGcaattgaaaaattgattgatAGTACTCTTAGGTATCTAAACACTATGTTAAAACGTGGTGAATGATGTTTAATTTCCATTTTCCAAACATATCAATACTATTACTACGGTCAACAAATAGTTGAAGTAAAACATTTCCCATTAAGcaatgtttgttataaatggTAACATACCTTTCCTTTGATAATGTGTTGTATGGTGGCATTGAGGTCTCCTTCTACCATTGGTTGAAAATTTCCTTCGAACCTCATATGCACTCCCTTTAGCTTAGGTGTTTCTGTACTTGTTGAAAcgaacatttttaattttgggCATccatatattgttattttatccAGAGATGGCCACTCAAAAGCATGATTATCTTCGGTGTAAAAACACTCCAACTTTTATAAATGCTCGAGCTTGAGGGTCTTCACTAGGGGGAATGCAATCACATCTCTATTCTCTTCATCTCCCAATTCTTTTCCAAGGATTTCTCCCATTTCATTGCAACTAGATACttgtattttctctaatttcACAAGAAGTTTTGCTATGGATGGTGTGAACAAACATTTCAAACTACCACAATCCCATACTCGTAGCAATCTCAAGTAATTAAATCCCTTAATATCTCGTGGGCCTTTCTTCCATATATGCAATAGTTTCGgtaaatatattaatgacaACACTGTCAAATTATTGAAGATATTGCTTTCTTCAGCATTTAGTCCCTCAAGTTCAAATATCACTTCCAATGAATCACATCGATGTATAGAAAGTTGTTGTagattttccaaactttcaatcAAGTTGTATTGAAACAACGACAACATCTttgcttgattttcagtctctcTCACATTTTGCTCCTCTTCCTTTGTCAATGTAATCtaccaaaacattaaaaaatgtgaaggagtacataatattaaaaacaaatgacaGTTTCAAGTAGACTCGTAGGAGGATATTTTTACGCTCAACTTTAATTTAAGAGAATGGGCTTCGCTACTCAAAATATCTGCTCTCCTGATCTCTCCTCCAGCTTCGTACTCcctttgaataatattttcatcaagTTGCAAAAGTTTATAACAATGCGTTAGAGTTTCACCAGTAATTTTGCTATAGAAGCAGGGATCAAATTTTTCAGACGATGACAATCCCGGATATCAATTGATGTTAAGTTTTGAAAGCCTTGAAATCCTGGTGGAATAATATTCTtccaaaatcatttaaataataagattagattTGTAAGATtcgaattttagaatttatcttccaaatcaaattataccatataagctgtgtgtggtgtaaagactTTAGAATAGAAGTAGTCATTTCTAAATTCCAAATTTTTGCAGCAAGGTTTAAAATCATTAAACCCTTTGTTGGGCTTGGCAACATGTATAAAAATTTCACCTAATTCATATAGAAAGTGAATCGTATATGTAGTGTTTATTGGGAGAACCTACCTCAACTGAATCTGTGGATTTACATATGCCAATGAGCCTTGGTAAGCAGTATAATGATAGTGACTGCAAGAGATGGAAGGTATTAGGTGGAGTACTATCCGATGTGGCTTCGAGTAGATATTCTAAATCTTCACATCCACAACTTGATAGATTCTTCAAGCTGCATGGGATAAttcctttttcctctttctcaaaccaaatatgtttccaatttttttcaatatccAAATTCAAAATTACAGCATTCTTCAACAATGAATGAATTGTTCGGTGTTCCCCAAGATCACTTGCATCCTTCACTTCAAGTTCCaaagtattttcaaataaatatctcACACCGCCTGACTTATCgtttatacaaatatttatcCTAAATCTGAAATGGGAGGTTACTGAAGTCCAATTCTTTTGGCAAGCACAAGATACTTGGCACACTGATTTCTAAAACCACCAGTTGATTGGAATAAGGAATTAGTTCAGCAAGGCTTGCATTATTATTTGTTACTTCCCCATTTCCTTCCATCGTAGTCGTACATCCCCAATTCTTGATTCTTCCCATGTACAATTCTTCTAGTTGAGATAAACCGGATAATACACCAGCTGCAATTCTCTTTAGAGAATCACATCCCTTCATATCTAGTAACTTTAAACGACTAAGATTTCCTATTTCCGACGGCAACTCCTCGATCTTGGAATAAGAAAAGCTAAGAATTTCTAGGTTGCCAAGGGTTCCAATTGCCGACACATCTCCTAAGCAACAATCCTCCAGATTCAACATCTGAAGGTTCTGGAGGATCTGGATTGATGGTGGCAACATCGTCAAGGAAGACCTACAATCTTGCAAAGACAACATCTTTAGCTCCTTCATCCCGTCAAATAAATTGTCTGGGAATGTTTTTGAATGCTTCAAACATAATAGTTGCAAAAGCTGAACTGTGGGACACTTCAACTCAGTAGGATGCCCTTTCATTTCTCCAAGTAAATGAGAAATTGTGGTGTAACTGTCACCATTCTGTGGCCATTTTTCAAGTTCTTCATGCAACACTACCATAAAACCATTTTCGTCTCTAGATGCAATTGATATGGTGACATCCCTTACAACATCATGCATTTTGACGTATTCGTCCTTGTAGTAGTCGCCATCCAGCAAGAGATTTGATCTTATAAGATTCTTAACTATTGTGTGGACATGTTCTCTTGTTTGTTCCACAGTACCCAAGCCTTTAAGAAACCTTTTTACAACTCCATACCTGACTAAATCTTCAACCAGAACATTATAATCTTCCGGATACAAACAACATAGCAAAAAGCATGATTTGGCTTCGTCACTTCTTAAGTAATTGTAACTTAACTCTATGCTGGAATATACCTTTGGATGCAGACCATAAATATTATGTGGGATAGACATTTTAAGTTGTTGAAGCGCGACTTTCCACTCCTTTTTGTCGTTTTTGTTGCTAAGAGCGCCTCCAACTATCACAATGGCAAGAGGTAAACGTGCACATTCATTCGCGACCTGTTTTGCAATTGAGATTAGATTGGAGGTTTTGATACAATCACCTGCCATCTCTACGAAAAGATTCCACGCTTTTCTTCAGATAAAAGTCCAACTGAAAAAATCTTTTGAATTCTCATCACATTGCAAGCTTCTTTATCTCTTGACGTCAACAAGATTTTGCAGCTCTTTTCTTGAACTGCATGGTAAACTCCAATAGCCTCTATATCAAGTGGTTTCCAAACATCATCCAATATCAAAAggactttcttctcctcagttAATCTTGAATATAATTCATTTGCTCTTACACGTTCATTCTCTGCATCAAGTCTCTTACCTAGCATTTCTGCAAGTTCACCTTGAATCTTTGTCAAGCTCGGACTTTGAGACACCACAGTAATCGCAACTTTATCAAACAAACTCTCATCTTTGACTCTTCTCCCAATCTCTTTGGCCATTTTTGTCTTGCCGATTCCTCCCATACCGCATAATGCAACCATGTCAATCTTGTCATTCTTTAGAGCTTCCAAAACATCTTGAATCATCAATTCTTGAGAATCAAAATTCATATACGATGATGATCTTACTTCCAATGGAAGTTTAATACTGTACACCTTATCATAATCTTTACCTTCTCTTAGCAAGCCGTCGATAGCTCGAATATTCTTTTGAGCTTCCTTACCCAAGGAATAGCGTAGCTTCAAATCACACCAACCATTCAAGCACATCCTATTAGCTTGGACATCTTCTTCTTTAAGGAATTTCTGggcttcttcaatttttttctctacatTTGCCTGCCAGGTCTTACCTTCACTTGGGACTGTTTGTCGCTTCCATTTGGCGTCTTCAAAAGATCGTCGCACTGCCTGCTCCTTCCCTTGTAACTACGAAATTTTGTCATCGAGAATCGCAATATCGCTCTTGTAGGAAATAATATAGCCAAACTGTTCTGCGATTAATGGACCAAACAATTCTGCTCCTATTTTTCCAACAATTGTAAGAATACAtgattccattttttcaaaagtagtttttctgtttttgtaatttttttcccctGAAAGAATGGGACGAAATCTGCCACCTGCCCatttaacaatcaaagaaaaaaaaaaaagtcagtcGAAAATTGGAATATCAGAGAAAAACAGGCATGTTGTAAGAAAAGAAGGCTATGGCAGGAGACATCGATCTCAACTACCAACATGTATTTTGTATCAAATTCTCTCGTCTATATACGATTCattatattcaaaaattaaCATCATGAACAAGTATTTACAAAGTTTGCAACCAAttttaattaaagtatttttgttttttggcatTATTTACAAGGtaacacacatacatatatcgtgaacaaataattaattaaaaagtttgtgaccaattaaaaagaattttttgcatGCATTATTAATAAGTGATCGAAGAAGAAATTATTAAGAACCTCTTAATATTGCAAGATCAACGTTTCTTTCAGCTCTTCTGAGTTTCCACCAGCATTCGGCCCCCTTTCTTAGACGGACAACCTCAGCCAATCTATCCTCTTCAAAAGGAAAGATAAAAGTGTCTAGCTAACTCTGAGGTTGTAGTCATGTTTTTGTAACTTCAAGCCCACAATCTGCAAAaatttaatgatgaaattagggctgggctccgactccgacggagtcggagtgctcgttttcgacctccgactccgacaagagtcggagccaaattggagctccgactccgactccgaattggagtcggagtccgactccgatcggaggtcggagctccaacataagatcggagctcgacgtgcgctcgacatggcgctcgagcggaactctttcagagaggttcgctcgatttccgctcgacatgtcgctcgagcgaacctctctggaagaggtttgctcgacttccgctcgacatgtcgctcgagcagaactcttccagagaggttcgctcgacttccgctcgacatgtcgatcgagccaatgtttaatacaacgtgtgctcgacttgtgctcgacacctcgctcgaacgcaagtgtacagtaaaaaaaatttcggagtcggaatcggagcttcttggagctctgactccgaatagatattcggagctactccgaattccaactccgaattccgatgactccgacGTTGGAGTCTGAGtcggagcggaagtcggacggagtcgaaattttcagaattttgcacacccctagaTGAAATACACAATAAATTTCTTAGCCACATGACATTTTGTCGTTCAGTCAAGCAAAAGGACCCATTAATAATTCAGATCACGTGGTGCATGGGATACAATTATTGATAGAGTTAAATATCCACGTGATAATGGGAATCTTAAGTCATGAAAAgtataaagattttaaaatttaaaattcaaataaaaaattgattaaatgaGACTATCATTGAATAcgaataacatataatattcttttataaacTATGATTATATAGTAGCAACGGTAGTATTTCCTATTTATATCTTCCATTATAATATTCTTGGTCTAGACTCCCCGCAAGTGAACAAAGGCCTTTTAGAGCAGCATGTAATTCTTAtctatggaaaatgatagggttactactctcttactactcatttactaaTCTATCACTACTCTTATCTATATCTATGGAATATACAAAGCCtcttaattaatgatttttgtaCTCTATTAAATCCTCGAGAACTATGTCACGATGGAATTCATAGACAttctataaatagaattttgatTGAGCTGATGACAAAAATTTCATCAAAGTCTATATAATTGATCAAGTCTTAGGTCTAAGTTCACGATGTAGTGGCTAGGGTTTCGGCACAAGAGagagagtgttaagatataaaataaataataaaatctacatcttcccATCAGCTTAAACTGTTGGGAAGGGTGGTGACTTCATTGTATCAGAATTACCTGCCACAGGATGAATGGGGTCCATACTACTTATCCCGTGATAAGGACCAGGAAAAATACTGGCCTACACATGAGAaagggtgttgaggaataatctcatattaccTGTAGACAAAgtcttgggcatgtttataaggaataatCATCTCTTGTAAAACTGGTTTTGTGAGATGAGTTAGGTGCATGAATTTCTTCAAGGGATTGAAGGCCGGCTGTGGgtttattgaaggaaaaataaaaaaaccacgTTGTTTGTCGTTTTgacgataatttttttttttatctggtACTGGGACCGGGGTATGCTCGGGTTATGAGGCTACCAGCTTGGGCTTTCTTCTGGTTAGAACCAGCAACCAGAACCTGATCATCTAGATTTCAAGAATTTATCTCACCTTTGTATCCAAAAGAGCTGTTAGTATCCAAATAGAGCCTAATGTTGATGTTCATGCACTAGGGCTCAATCGGCGTGGACAGAcctcattttgattatttgatcGGATTTTGACAATGCAATTATTGATGCAGTAAAAATTTTTACACtgttaaaaataatcttaagtGCACGTGTCATAaaaggaaagataaaaattagctaaataaaaatattataaaaataaaaattattttttaatattatatttgttttgaaaattataaaagttatattaattttttgtatttgattaatgattagataaaaaaattaaaaattaaaaattaaaaaatattttatatttgaatgatatcttataataaaatgacgataacttttaaaaattctgaaattttgtGTCAAAATAAATACTTACTTCAGAGACCCATGTAGATGTAATTATCGATGCAGTTAAATATTATGTAGCTAGACCTTGTAACGTTATTAGAGCAGAAGAAGTCCGTAACGACGGAGAAAGGTTCCGCCGTAGCTAGCTAGTGAGGAATCCTAATCAACTGTATGGCATTATACTCTCTATCTTCAGGTTCACCAATTTCTTAACTATTGGCCGGGTCCCTTTCCCAACTAAAAGTCTTCTCGTGAAGTTCAGGACATAGCTGTTCCGCAATTTCATGATCTTGAACCTTTAGCAAGTCCAATAATGCTACCTCAGCCAATATATCCTCTGCAAAAAGAACGACGAAtgctctctctcctctcctgaTAATGCTCTATACATGGGACCAACCAGGTTGTAATCATTTTCTCCATTTACGTTTGCCTTTACAGGAAACCGCgtgaaaaaaaagcaaaaacgaCAAGTAACTCTGATCCCACAATCTGCATAAAGTTAACGAGTAAAATACGCAAGATCTCTCCGCCTagcattcataaaaaaaatatccggCCGAGGAACAGTCTTACCTCCTTTTCAAGTAACTTTAGAATTTTCTCGACGAgaattgattttattcttatagaaaataatatagcTCCATTGTTCTCTGATAATAAaacgaaaaaaatttatttacaatctctcatgatTTATAATGggcaattttatataatcttttatgatcttatatatcttataatacaataaaaaaatttaaaattttaagaggTTGAAGACGATTCCTAACTCTCTTAAGAAGATCCTTTAGAATTATCGTGTGTGATGAATTCTGAACATAGAAAAATTGTGGAGAGCCTGtctatatttatgaaaatctcACAGaggtctttttcttttactgaaTTGATTGAATCCTATTTACTTTATCAagccattttctttttgaaatttgagtcaatttgttttattcctgGTTTGTTTTATCTTGAGCCAAATTCTTGACtttattctcttttcttgtTATTAGCAATGGTCTAGATTAGTAtcgtttgaatttagaaatgcgttgagatgattttaaatgagttaaataaaatattattagaatattatttttaatattatttgttgagatttgaaaatattgaattatttattatattttatgtaaaaatttaaaaaaattataattataaaataagatgaatggatataagattaaaataaacTTTATCCCTAATAAGAGACTTCCGGGCTACTTCGCGGGGAGTGACGGGAGCTTTGCAGTGGGGGAGCTACTCGGTGGGTTCTTTGCTTCTTTGCGGTAAGCTTCGCATGAGGAGGTTGTAGTCGTGATCAACTTtacacctttttctttttctttttccttttccttttttaataattagccACACCTTTTGTCGGTCAGTCAAGCAAAGAATTACGGACTTCATAATAATTCAGATAATACGGTGGGTATCTAATCCCATTTCCTTTTGTCTTTTGTCGTTTGTGTTCAAGGCCACTTTTCGattatttgataattattgATACAGTTAAACGGTAGGAAAATAATCCTACGTCCTCTAAATTTGTTTTTCTCAATTTGAACAtccatatattttattagtattttttatttttaaaaatatttgaaaataaaaataaaaataaaaaaaattataatttgtacTAAAAAGCACACGAAATAGACAAACTTGGATGGTATAATAATACTATCCGAAACGATATATAGATATTCTTATAACGTGTTAACACTAGTGAAAAGAATCTTAAGGATTGTTTGGAAAacacatctcatatcatctcaaaattttttatagtttcTTTTCTAAACATCACATAAAtacaagtattttttaattttagattttttaattttttttatctaattataatcttaatcattacaacattcacaaaatttccaaacaagacaaaaaaaaaaaattaactttttcaaattctaaaacaaaaataaaattaaaaaattatatcacaaatatattaattttataatatttttattcaaaatttttattcaaaatttttatcgtTCATTTCCCattcttaaaatctaataaaatcttaacacaaactattttattataattcacaaattattttattactatttatatatatctcatctcattgtcTAAACATCTCATTAATTAAAAGGTCTATGTGAAAATAGGAAAGCCAAAAGATGTAGAAAGAAACTCGTGAAAaatgcaaattttataaaaaaaaaaaatattatctatatttacaattttacagACATAACGATACTATTGACTTGtcaattatgaaaaatttaaaattttaaaatttaaaattcaaaataaaaaataaaaaagtgattaaatGAGACTATCATTGAATAcgattaataacatataatattttttttttataaactatgaTTATATAGGAACAACGGTAGTATTGCCTATATCTTCCACTAATTTGCTAGGTCTAGACTCCACGCAAGTGAACAACGGCCTTTTGTCTTTTGATAATAACGGaccaaattttattcataaaagag comes from Juglans microcarpa x Juglans regia isolate MS1-56 chromosome 8S, Jm3101_v1.0, whole genome shotgun sequence and encodes:
- the LOC121244186 gene encoding probable disease resistance protein At4g27220 — its product is MAGDCIKTSNLISIAKQVANECARLPLAIVIVGGALSNKNDKKEWKVALQQLKMSIPHNIYGLHPKVYSSIELSYNYLRSDEAKSCFLLCCLYPEDYNVLVEDLVRYGVVKRFLKGLGTVEQTREHVHTIVKNLIRSNLLLDGDYYKDEYVKMHDVVRDVTISIASRDENGFMVVLHEELEKWPQNGDSYTTISHLLGEMKGHPTELKCPTVQLLQLLCLKHSKTFPDNLFDGMKELKMLSLQDCRSSLTMLPPSIQILQNLQMLNLEDCCLGDVSAIGTLGNLEILSFSYSKIEELPSEIGNLSRLKLLDMKGCDSLKRIAAGVLSGLSQLEELYMGRIKNWGCTTTMEGNGEKSVCQVSCACQKNWTSVTSHFRFRINICINDKSGGVRYLFENTLELEVKDASDLGEHRTIHSLLKNAVILNLDIEKNWKHIWFEKEEKGIIPCSLKNLSSCGCEDLEYLLEATSDSTPPNTFHLLQSLSLYCLPRLIGICKSTDSVEITLTKEEEQNVRETENQAKMLSLFQYNLIESLENLQQLSIHRCDSLEVIFELEGLNAEESNIFNNLTVLSLIYLPKLLHIWKKGPRDIKGFNYLRLLRVWDCGSLKCLFTPSIAKLLVKLEKIQVSSCNEMGEILGKELGDEENRDVIAFPLVKTLKLEHL
- the LOC121244187 gene encoding disease resistance protein SUMM2-like — encoded protein: MTKFRSYKGRSRQCDDLLKTPNGSDKQSQVKLRYSLGKEAQKNIRAIDGLLREGKDYDKVYSIKLPLEVRSSSYMNFDSQELMIQDVLEALKNDKIDMVALCGMGGIGKTKMAKEIGRRVKDESLFDKVAITVVSQSPSLTKIQGELAEMLGKRLDAENERVRANELYSRLTEEKKVLLILDDVWKPLDIEAIGVYHAVQEKSCKILLTSRDKEACNVMRIQKIFSVGLLSEEKRGIFS